From a single Mycolicibacterium mengxianglii genomic region:
- a CDS encoding anti-sigma factor has product MTSPVEPGDDVLDLAVPYALHALSDDERDEVDLQVQRSGQAARFYDEVRAAREAMAALSSATTLEPPAALRDRVLSGLSGDTDSTVRSLPQRRDWRRTVLAVAAAAVIGLGALGVGLALRPSAQPSTAEQIFAAPDVRTVSGELPTGGQATLVFSRDRGAAYLVMNNVPPPTAGTVYQMWLLHDGQATSAGTMDAEAVSPSTTAVVPDIGDSTELAFTVEPGSGSQQPTGEPFATLPLT; this is encoded by the coding sequence ATGACAAGCCCCGTCGAACCCGGTGATGACGTCCTGGATCTGGCCGTACCGTACGCCCTGCACGCGCTCAGCGATGACGAACGCGACGAGGTCGATCTTCAGGTGCAGCGGTCAGGGCAGGCCGCGCGGTTCTACGACGAAGTGCGCGCGGCCCGTGAGGCCATGGCGGCACTGTCGTCGGCGACGACGTTGGAGCCGCCCGCCGCGCTGCGGGACCGGGTGCTGTCCGGGTTGAGTGGGGACACCGATTCCACCGTGCGATCGTTGCCGCAGCGACGCGACTGGCGCCGGACGGTTCTGGCCGTCGCGGCCGCCGCGGTGATCGGACTCGGTGCTCTCGGTGTCGGTTTGGCATTGCGGCCGTCTGCTCAGCCGTCGACGGCTGAGCAGATCTTCGCCGCGCCTGACGTGCGCACAGTTTCCGGCGAACTACCCACCGGCGGGCAGGCCACGCTGGTGTTCTCGCGCGATCGCGGCGCCGCCTACCTGGTGATGAACAACGTACCGCCGCCCACGGCGGGCACCGTCTACCAGATGTGGTTGCTGCATGACGGGCAGGCCACCTCGGCGGGCACCATGGATGCCGAAGCGGTGTCGCCGTCCACCACGGCGGTGGTTCCCGATATCGGGGATTCGACCGAACTGGCGTTCACCGTCGAGCCGGGGTCGGGATCGCAGCAGCCGACCGGTGAACCATTCGCCACCCTGCCGCTGACCTGA
- a CDS encoding glutamate--cysteine ligase, whose amino-acid sequence MQNDFGEPPTIGVEEEFLLADPDTGAPVAKNADVARHAAEQGVDLQMELTSCQVETATGVLHSRDEVLDEVTRLRRTTAAAAEKAGARLLAVALPPTVPHEFPITDKPRYNRIADEFGMIAHEQGISGCHVHVEVPDRDAAVRVCTRLRPWLPLLLALSANSAIYRNTDTGYASWRSILWARWPSAGPPPHLGSAAEYDATVGELQAAGAILDDGMVYWDARPSAKFPTVEVRVADVPATAAETVLLATLIRGAVMTALQRPELDSPVAEHVLRAAYWRCARDGLEGRMPPLLNAFVDELRPALEAAGDYEYAAAELQRVLEDGNGAMRKRRAWRRRGDIGDVLAEAADATVR is encoded by the coding sequence GTGCAAAATGATTTCGGAGAACCGCCCACCATCGGGGTAGAGGAGGAGTTCCTGCTCGCCGATCCCGACACCGGGGCGCCGGTGGCCAAGAACGCCGACGTCGCCCGTCATGCCGCCGAGCAGGGCGTCGACCTGCAGATGGAGCTGACCAGCTGCCAGGTCGAGACGGCCACCGGGGTGCTGCACAGTCGCGACGAAGTGCTGGACGAGGTGACGCGGTTGCGCCGCACCACCGCCGCGGCCGCGGAGAAGGCCGGCGCCCGACTGCTGGCCGTGGCACTGCCGCCGACGGTGCCGCACGAATTCCCCATCACCGACAAACCGCGCTACAACCGGATCGCCGACGAGTTCGGAATGATCGCCCACGAACAAGGCATCAGCGGATGCCATGTGCACGTCGAGGTTCCGGACCGCGACGCCGCGGTCCGGGTCTGCACCCGACTGCGGCCGTGGCTGCCGCTGCTGTTGGCTTTGAGCGCGAACTCGGCGATCTACCGCAACACCGACACCGGCTACGCCAGCTGGCGCAGCATCCTGTGGGCGCGGTGGCCCAGCGCCGGCCCGCCACCGCACCTGGGGTCGGCCGCCGAGTACGACGCGACCGTCGGCGAATTGCAGGCTGCCGGAGCCATTCTCGACGACGGCATGGTCTATTGGGATGCCCGGCCGTCGGCGAAGTTCCCGACGGTGGAGGTCCGGGTCGCCGATGTACCCGCCACCGCCGCCGAGACGGTGTTGTTGGCGACCTTGATCCGCGGCGCGGTCATGACGGCGCTGCAGCGCCCCGAACTCGACTCGCCTGTGGCCGAACATGTTCTGCGCGCGGCATATTGGCGGTGTGCCCGCGACGGCCTGGAGGGTCGGATGCCGCCGCTGCTCAACGCGTTCGTCGATGAGTTGCGCCCCGCGCTGGAAGCGGCCGGTGACTACGAGTACGCCGCTGCCGAACTCCAGCGGGTGCTCGAGGACGGAAACGGTGCCATGCGTAAGCGTCGGGCCTGGCGCCGCCGCGGCGACATCGGTGACGTCCTGGCAGAAGCCGCCGACGCGACCGTCCGGTAG
- a CDS encoding LLM class F420-dependent oxidoreductase, with product MSEAFRFGVGVNQARSRATLTENARRFEDLGFDVLVVPDHLGAIAPFPALTAAAAVTSTIRLGTNVLNAGFYKPALLARDAAEVELLSDGRLDLGLGAGYVREEFEAAELEYPTAGQRVAHLEHVTTYLRRQHPSIPLLIAGNGDRVLTLAARHAQIVGLTGSDLGKDVADPLAERVEFVRAAAGDRFDQLELNLTITASPTDTSGNPDLSLTRRHARNATVEELMRLPGVLSGTPSDMADQIRGLRERYGITYLTVMYAHADFFAKAIAELR from the coding sequence ATGAGCGAGGCGTTTCGGTTCGGGGTCGGGGTCAACCAGGCCCGTTCACGGGCGACATTGACGGAGAACGCAAGGCGCTTCGAAGATCTGGGCTTCGACGTCCTCGTCGTACCCGACCACCTCGGCGCAATCGCTCCGTTCCCGGCGCTGACCGCCGCCGCAGCGGTGACGTCGACGATCCGGCTGGGCACCAACGTGCTCAATGCCGGGTTCTACAAACCCGCGCTTCTCGCCCGTGATGCCGCGGAGGTGGAACTGCTCAGCGACGGGCGCTTGGACCTCGGTCTGGGCGCCGGTTATGTCCGCGAAGAATTCGAAGCCGCCGAGCTGGAGTACCCGACCGCCGGGCAGCGCGTCGCTCATCTGGAGCACGTCACCACTTATCTTCGACGCCAGCATCCATCGATCCCGCTGCTGATCGCCGGCAACGGGGATCGAGTGCTGACCTTGGCCGCGCGACACGCGCAGATCGTCGGCCTCACGGGCTCGGATCTGGGCAAGGACGTCGCCGACCCCCTGGCTGAGCGGGTGGAGTTTGTCCGGGCCGCCGCCGGCGACCGGTTCGACCAGCTCGAGCTGAACCTGACGATCACCGCGTCGCCGACCGACACGTCAGGTAACCCGGATCTGTCACTGACGAGACGACACGCCCGCAACGCCACCGTCGAAGAGCTGATGAGACTGCCCGGGGTGTTGTCCGGGACACCAAGCGATATGGCCGACCAGATCCGCGGCCTTCGCGAGAGGTACGGCATCACCTATCTGACCGTGATGTACGCACACGCCGATTTTTTTGCGAAAGCGATCGCAGAATTACGCTGA
- a CDS encoding CsbD family protein, whose protein sequence is MGTADKAWIKVDKFTAQAKEKMGRATGNRRMEVEGRAGQMNAGVRSAGEKLKDAVRGRTRRNRTGR, encoded by the coding sequence ATGGGTACCGCAGACAAGGCATGGATCAAGGTCGACAAGTTCACCGCTCAGGCCAAAGAGAAGATGGGCAGGGCGACAGGCAATCGGCGCATGGAAGTCGAAGGCCGCGCCGGCCAGATGAACGCGGGCGTGCGCAGCGCCGGCGAGAAGCTCAAGGACGCCGTGCGCGGCCGGACTCGGCGGAACCGCACAGGGCGATGA